Proteins from one Leptonema illini DSM 21528 genomic window:
- the pstC gene encoding phosphate ABC transporter permease subunit PstC, whose protein sequence is MEINLEQSKSEQRRILTRAIREDRKTVFSRFGERPSYSKSEIIIRNFFRLNAYLTMGVTLGIIAVLLVDGVEFFRRVSAWEFFTGTVWSPFGQPKHLGVLPLISGTMMIALGSSLVAIPLGMGTAIFLTLYAPRSFREIVTPIIEILGGIPTVVYGYFALDVVTPALQKIWPEMGLFNALSASIVVGISTLPMVSSLSAEAIRVVPSSIRNAGYALGMTKFHVVTRIVVPAALSGIVASFILAFSRAVGETMAVTLAAGSSPNMNWNYLESIQTMTAFIVQISLGDTPAGSIEYYTIYAIGLTLFVMTFAFNILALQIVRRFREVYK, encoded by the coding sequence ATGGAAATCAATCTGGAACAGTCGAAATCCGAACAGCGCAGAATACTCACGCGAGCCATTCGCGAAGACAGGAAAACGGTTTTCTCCCGATTCGGCGAACGCCCTTCATATTCTAAATCTGAAATCATCATTCGTAATTTCTTTCGCCTGAACGCCTATCTTACGATGGGTGTAACGCTGGGCATCATTGCCGTTCTGCTTGTGGACGGCGTCGAATTCTTCAGACGCGTTTCGGCATGGGAGTTCTTTACGGGCACCGTATGGTCTCCTTTCGGTCAGCCGAAGCATTTGGGCGTGCTGCCTCTAATCAGCGGCACCATGATGATCGCCCTCGGATCAAGCCTTGTCGCTATTCCGCTGGGCATGGGCACGGCCATCTTTCTCACCCTCTATGCGCCGCGATCATTTCGCGAGATCGTTACGCCCATCATCGAGATCCTGGGCGGCATTCCCACCGTCGTCTATGGCTACTTCGCCCTCGACGTCGTGACGCCAGCCTTGCAGAAGATCTGGCCCGAGATGGGGCTTTTTAACGCGTTATCCGCATCGATCGTCGTGGGCATAAGCACGCTGCCGATGGTCTCATCGCTTTCAGCCGAAGCGATCCGCGTCGTGCCTTCAAGCATACGCAACGCCGGCTACGCCCTTGGCATGACGAAGTTTCATGTCGTGACGCGCATCGTCGTTCCGGCCGCTCTTTCGGGCATCGTCGCCTCGTTTATTCTCGCCTTTTCGCGAGCCGTCGGTGAAACGATGGCCGTAACGCTGGCCGCCGGTTCATCGCCTAACATGAACTGGAACTATCTGGAATCGATTCAGACGATGACCGCTTTTATCGTTCAGATCTCTCTCGGTGATACGCCGGCGGGCAGCATCGAATATTATACTATCTACGCTATCGGATTGACGCTCTTTGTCATGACCTTTGCCTTCAATATCCTGGCATTGCAGATCGTCCGGCGCTTCCGTGAGGTTTATAAATGA
- the pstA gene encoding phosphate ABC transporter permease PstA: MIKFEPAVNRRYYVYGAIFQFICLITNVAALVILVHLLLSITASGIPHLTTDFLTNPPSRFPEKSGVFPAIMGTIWNMSLTGFFAIGMGMTAAIYLEEYSSHSNRFVQFIKINIQNLAGVPSIIYGILGLTLFVRWMGLGRSVIAGALTMALLILPTITIATQEALRAVPDSFRFGGYGIGMTRWQVVKYQVLPVAMPGILTGVIIGLSRAIGETAPLIMIGALTYVAFAPSSIMDGFTVLPIQIFNWASLPQKGFHDISAAAIIILLAVLLSMNAVAIYLRVFFQRKLSSLHG; encoded by the coding sequence ATGATCAAGTTCGAACCGGCCGTTAACCGTCGCTACTACGTTTACGGAGCCATTTTCCAGTTTATCTGCCTGATCACGAACGTGGCTGCGCTTGTCATCCTGGTACATCTGCTGCTCAGCATCACGGCATCGGGTATTCCGCATCTGACGACGGATTTTTTAACGAATCCTCCTTCGCGATTTCCCGAGAAATCCGGCGTCTTTCCCGCCATTATGGGCACGATCTGGAACATGTCGCTTACGGGCTTTTTTGCAATCGGTATGGGTATGACAGCGGCCATCTATCTCGAAGAATACTCATCGCATTCGAATCGATTCGTGCAGTTCATCAAGATCAATATTCAGAACCTTGCCGGCGTGCCTTCTATCATCTACGGTATTCTCGGGTTAACACTGTTTGTTCGCTGGATGGGGCTCGGTCGCAGCGTCATTGCCGGCGCACTGACGATGGCGCTCTTGATTCTGCCGACGATCACCATCGCCACACAGGAAGCGCTTAGAGCCGTTCCCGATTCGTTTCGCTTCGGAGGCTACGGCATCGGCATGACGCGCTGGCAGGTCGTGAAATATCAGGTGCTGCCCGTCGCCATGCCGGGCATATTAACGGGCGTCATCATCGGACTGTCTCGCGCCATCGGCGAGACCGCTCCGCTGATCATGATCGGCGCCCTGACATACGTCGCCTTCGCTCCATCAAGCATTATGGACGGATTCACCGTACTGCCGATTCAGATCTTTAACTGGGCATCGCTGCCACAGAAGGGATTTCACGACATCTCGGCGGCGGCCATCATCATACTGCTGGCTGTGCTTCTCTCAATGAATGCTGTCGCCATCTACTTACGCGTATTCTTTCAGAGAAAATTGAGCTCTCTGCACGGTTGA
- the pstB gene encoding phosphate ABC transporter ATP-binding protein PstB translates to MEKIEVSRNQDQEERREALAACIQVRDCNLFYGKFQAVHDLNLDLYKNRVSALIGPSGCGKSTFLRTLNRMNDFIDGFRVEGSVLLDGKDIYDPKQDAVEIRLRVGMVFQSPNPFPKSIHENIALGPKINGYTGDLDELVYEALSKAYLWDEVKDKLKESAYSLSGGQQQRLCIARAIAMQPEVLLMDEPTASLDPISTNKIEELILELKEDYSIIIVTHNMQQAARIGDYTALFYQGKLIEYESTFKIFTNPGQKLTEDYITGRFG, encoded by the coding sequence ATGGAAAAGATCGAAGTTTCAAGAAATCAGGATCAGGAAGAAAGAAGAGAGGCACTTGCAGCGTGCATTCAGGTTCGCGATTGCAATCTGTTCTATGGAAAGTTTCAGGCCGTTCATGACCTGAATCTGGATCTTTACAAAAACCGCGTTTCGGCCCTGATCGGCCCTTCCGGTTGCGGCAAGAGTACGTTCCTGCGCACGCTCAATCGTATGAACGACTTTATCGACGGCTTTCGCGTCGAAGGCTCGGTGCTTCTCGACGGCAAAGACATCTACGATCCGAAACAGGATGCGGTGGAAATCCGGCTTCGCGTCGGCATGGTTTTTCAGAGCCCGAATCCGTTCCCTAAGTCCATTCACGAGAATATCGCCCTTGGCCCGAAGATCAACGGTTATACAGGCGATCTCGACGAACTCGTGTACGAGGCTCTTTCCAAAGCCTACCTGTGGGACGAGGTAAAAGACAAGCTAAAAGAGAGCGCCTACTCGCTTTCCGGAGGTCAGCAGCAGCGACTCTGCATCGCCCGCGCTATCGCCATGCAGCCCGAGGTGCTTCTCATGGACGAACCGACGGCATCGCTTGATCCGATCTCGACGAATAAGATCGAAGAGCTGATCCTCGAACTCAAAGAGGATTACAGCATCATCATCGTCACGCACAACATGCAACAGGCGGCGCGTATCGGCGATTATACGGCTCTTTTCTATCAGGGCAAGCTGATCGAATACGAGTCGACGTTTAAGATCTTCACCAATCCGGGGCAGAAGCTTACCGAGGATTATATCACCGGTCGATTCGGTTAA
- the mobA gene encoding molybdenum cofactor guanylyltransferase: MPPLSRPDGSSKPGESNDRPIGLILCGGQSSRMGREKGLVPLAKSSESESDGTFVDNAIALLRPFVSDVYLSLREEQASLYESRVEGCKQVRFIFDESVASGPLRGLLSAHRAMPEASILLLAVDMIRLQGRHIQALLEREEPENEKRSACYRHASGHYEPLIAYYRSDDLHRIAKWSAASPQAGLSYWLQKLRIAALPISDAEAPFFASQNSELKINRIDR; the protein is encoded by the coding sequence GTGCCGCCATTGAGCCGGCCGGATGGATCGAGTAAGCCCGGCGAATCGAACGATCGGCCGATCGGACTGATCCTCTGCGGCGGGCAGAGCAGCCGCATGGGTCGGGAGAAAGGCCTCGTCCCGCTTGCGAAATCCTCCGAATCGGAGTCTGACGGCACTTTCGTGGATAACGCTATAGCGCTTCTTCGGCCCTTTGTTTCAGACGTGTATCTGTCTTTACGCGAAGAGCAGGCCTCTCTTTACGAGAGCCGGGTGGAAGGCTGCAAACAAGTTCGCTTCATCTTCGACGAATCCGTCGCCTCTGGGCCTCTGCGCGGACTGCTCTCGGCCCATAGAGCGATGCCCGAAGCATCGATTCTTCTGCTTGCCGTCGATATGATCCGCTTGCAGGGCCGGCATATTCAGGCTCTTCTGGAAAGAGAAGAGCCTGAGAATGAAAAGCGTAGCGCCTGCTACAGACATGCGTCCGGGCACTATGAGCCGTTAATCGCCTATTACCGTAGCGACGACCTTCACCGTATAGCGAAGTGGAGTGCAGCATCGCCGCAAGCCGGCCTTTCTTACTGGTTGCAGAAGCTACGGATTGCCGCTCTTCCCATTAGCGACGCCGAGGCTCCATTTTTTGCAAGTCAGAATTCAGAACTGAAAATTAACCGAATCGACCGGTGA
- a CDS encoding molybdenum cofactor biosynthesis protein MoaE yields MKAFEHAAEPVDLKKVGRHISADPLELPALVGRYHDPAAGAFVFFSGETRNHHANRAVQTLFYEAHESLAERLIRSIIDEAVKRHELKQAFAVHRIGEVPVGESAVVVITASAHREAAYAANQEIIHRIKTEVPIWKLERFADGTEAWSEGCRH; encoded by the coding sequence ATGAAGGCATTCGAACACGCAGCAGAACCTGTCGATCTGAAGAAGGTGGGACGACATATCAGCGCAGATCCGCTGGAGCTGCCTGCCCTTGTAGGCCGGTATCACGACCCGGCAGCCGGCGCCTTTGTCTTCTTCAGTGGAGAGACGCGCAACCACCATGCGAATAGAGCGGTGCAGACGCTTTTTTATGAAGCCCATGAGAGTCTGGCCGAGCGCCTGATTCGTTCGATTATCGATGAGGCCGTAAAAAGACATGAGTTGAAGCAGGCCTTTGCGGTGCATCGTATCGGCGAGGTTCCTGTTGGCGAGTCTGCGGTCGTCGTGATTACGGCATCGGCGCATCGTGAGGCCGCCTATGCCGCGAATCAGGAGATCATTCATCGCATCAAGACCGAGGTGCCGATCTGGAAGCTCGAACGCTTTGCCGATGGGACCGAGGCATGGAGTGAAGGGTGCCGCCATTGA
- a CDS encoding MoaD/ThiS family protein, with translation MALSIRAYGPLRQHMPQRFAFESDGIENGRMLLASLSELYPTAASLLKSCRVAAGDVILDPESALGEGEVSLLPPSSGG, from the coding sequence ATGGCATTAAGCATTCGAGCCTATGGCCCCCTTCGACAGCATATGCCGCAGAGATTTGCTTTTGAATCAGACGGAATCGAGAACGGACGTATGTTGCTTGCGAGCCTGAGCGAGCTTTATCCAACGGCGGCGTCTCTCTTGAAAAGCTGTCGTGTGGCCGCAGGAGACGTGATTCTTGATCCCGAATCGGCACTGGGCGAAGGCGAGGTATCTCTTCTTCCACCGTCCAGTGGGGGTTAG
- a CDS encoding GTP 3',8-cyclase MoaA: MSSVDRSFRSLRLSLTEDCNMACVYCVAEGAGRFVRSSVSVETLIDRVRRLHQRLQLAEVRLTGGEPLLFSALPELVAGLQEMQIPRLSLTSNGLLLTDKKVAELKSAGLTDINLSLDAASTTTFARIGAVNGAGLGRVRKAVDAALKADIPTKLNCTVLRSYNDHEIVDLLDFALERGLAIRFLELMKMGPSIETHDRWFVPVAEMIEQIKQRYDVTRFDRGQSATARYYEVRSKVGDDRKGRFGTIANHSEPFCSDCDRLRLSADGNLFGCLSHAIGTPMPADDVELQSVLVSLLNTKKSAFTGSALSMKYIGG; encoded by the coding sequence ATGTCGTCGGTTGATCGCAGCTTTCGGTCATTACGCCTTTCTTTAACCGAAGACTGCAATATGGCCTGCGTTTACTGCGTTGCCGAAGGCGCCGGGCGTTTTGTCAGATCGTCCGTCTCGGTCGAGACGTTGATCGATCGCGTGAGGCGCTTGCATCAGAGACTTCAGCTTGCGGAGGTTCGCCTCACGGGCGGCGAGCCGCTGCTCTTTAGCGCTCTTCCTGAACTGGTCGCCGGTCTGCAGGAGATGCAGATTCCTCGATTATCGCTGACCTCGAACGGACTTCTGCTGACGGATAAAAAGGTCGCTGAATTGAAAAGCGCAGGTTTAACCGATATCAATCTTTCTCTGGATGCCGCCTCGACGACGACCTTTGCCCGTATCGGAGCGGTTAACGGAGCAGGTCTGGGTCGAGTTCGCAAGGCCGTCGACGCCGCACTGAAAGCCGACATACCGACGAAGCTGAACTGTACGGTGCTACGATCTTATAACGATCACGAAATCGTCGATCTGCTGGATTTCGCTCTTGAAAGAGGGCTTGCCATACGCTTTCTTGAACTGATGAAGATGGGCCCGTCGATCGAGACGCATGACCGCTGGTTTGTGCCTGTAGCCGAGATGATTGAGCAAATCAAGCAGCGCTATGACGTAACTCGGTTCGATAGAGGGCAATCGGCGACTGCGCGATACTACGAGGTGCGGTCGAAGGTCGGTGACGATCGAAAGGGTCGGTTCGGAACGATCGCCAATCACAGCGAGCCGTTCTGCTCGGACTGCGACCGACTGCGACTCAGTGCAGACGGAAACCTGTTCGGTTGTCTCAGTCATGCCATCGGAACGCCGATGCCTGCCGACGACGTCGAGCTGCAATCCGTGCTTGTGAGTCTCCTGAATACGAAGAAGAGCGCCTTTACGGGAAGCGCGCTTTCGATGAAATATATTGGAGGATAA
- a CDS encoding molybdopterin molybdotransferase MoeA encodes MIEYDEALRLVLEAVPANALATERVPLLDAIGRFTASPVVSDRSYPPFDRATMDGYAVRLSDLDSDRPIAISATIFAGDAQRSYDAPVRLMTGAAVPIGADCVIPREEVDESQGEVISLTPKARVSAGRNIARCGEDLKPGELIFPAGTQIDGTMIGLLAAIGESHPLCSVSPRITIVSTGNEIVSIDDKPQPTQIRNSNAATVQAFFKRMNVPVQRTEHLRDDAASATPVLEECLHTDLLILSGGVSAGDADFVPGVLHALGVQQIFHGVAIKPGKPIWFGYRDVDRHRTLVFALPGNPVAVQVALPLFIEPLLRRWHGSPLSSNLYLPLVGEARPDTRRMQILPGRLISGPHPGVEILKTNGSGDIRASVGSDGLVFLERSWAPGDTVRFRLHGGGR; translated from the coding sequence TGCAACGGAGCGCGTTCCGCTGCTTGATGCAATAGGGCGTTTTACGGCGTCGCCCGTCGTCAGTGATCGGAGTTATCCACCCTTTGATCGGGCGACGATGGACGGCTATGCCGTTCGTCTTTCTGATCTGGATTCGGATCGGCCGATAGCGATAAGCGCTACGATATTCGCCGGCGATGCGCAGAGAAGCTATGACGCCCCCGTACGCCTCATGACGGGGGCGGCCGTTCCCATCGGTGCGGATTGTGTGATACCGCGCGAAGAGGTAGATGAGTCTCAGGGTGAGGTGATTTCTCTGACGCCGAAGGCCCGGGTTTCGGCGGGCCGCAATATTGCGCGATGCGGCGAGGATCTAAAGCCAGGTGAACTGATCTTTCCTGCCGGTACACAGATTGACGGGACGATGATCGGCCTGCTTGCCGCCATCGGCGAATCGCATCCGCTCTGTTCGGTATCGCCGCGTATAACGATCGTCTCGACGGGTAACGAAATCGTTTCAATCGACGATAAGCCGCAGCCGACGCAGATTCGTAACTCCAATGCGGCGACCGTACAGGCCTTTTTCAAGCGAATGAATGTTCCCGTTCAAAGAACGGAGCATCTTCGCGACGATGCCGCATCGGCGACGCCTGTTCTCGAAGAATGCCTGCATACCGATCTTTTGATTCTTAGCGGCGGCGTCTCTGCCGGCGATGCCGATTTCGTACCCGGCGTCTTGCATGCTCTTGGTGTGCAGCAGATCTTTCATGGCGTCGCCATCAAACCAGGCAAGCCGATCTGGTTCGGTTACAGAGACGTCGATCGTCATCGCACGCTTGTCTTTGCTCTTCCGGGTAACCCCGTCGCCGTTCAGGTCGCTCTGCCTCTTTTTATTGAGCCGCTTCTGCGTCGCTGGCATGGATCGCCCCTTTCATCTAATCTCTATCTACCTCTTGTCGGTGAGGCAAGGCCCGATACGCGTCGCATGCAGATCCTGCCGGGCAGACTGATCTCAGGTCCGCATCCCGGCGTTGAGATCCTCAAAACAAACGGAAGCGGCGATATACGCGCATCGGTCGGTTCCGATGGACTGGTCTTTCTTGAGCGATCATGGGCGCCGGGCGATACGGTTCGGTTTCGATTGCATGGCGGAGGCCGCTGA